One stretch of Hemibagrus wyckioides isolate EC202008001 linkage group LG01, SWU_Hwy_1.0, whole genome shotgun sequence DNA includes these proteins:
- the zgc:91890 gene encoding solute carrier family 52, riboflavin transporter, member 3-B, with protein MSLLTHILACLFGIGSWVAINGMWVELPLIVPEIPEGWYLPSYLTVIIQLANIGPLFITLMHRFRPGALDERPVIYIIVVLGALATFLLAFLWKHTLFVGNAVHSVALLSLSFLLSVVDCTSSVTFLPFMMRLQPQYLTTYFVGEGLSGLIPALVALVQGVGVVQCINATAIANISLVNYTGRTSSELEAHYQPANFSVQVFFLFLSAMMAVCLGAFILLNYHPAVVKEHKCEKYLGDTSHQEKADISLSMQNHPAEQTPMLEHPESQANKPRSTFGKGTYSRAEVVLIFVVLAWVNALTNAVLPSVQSYSCLPYGNQAYHLATAMAAVANPVACFIAMFFPIRSLMLMGVLTVTGTGFGAYIMGMAAMSPCPLLVHHELGSALMVTTWVIFVLTLSYVKVIIGVILRDEGRSALVWCGAVVQLGSMLGAMSMFPLVSVYGLFKSGDPCNTKCPK; from the exons ATGTCACTGTTGACGCACATTTTGGCTTGCCTCTTTGGCATTGGGTCATGGGTCGCCATCAATGGGATGTGGGTTGAGCTCCCACTGATTGTACCTGAGATCCCTGAAGGTTGGTACCTACCCTCCTACCTCACTGTAATCATCCAGCTGGCAAacattggaccacttttcatTACACTTATGCATCGCTTCAGGCCGGGGGCGCTGGACGAGCGGCCAGTTATCTACATCATTGTAGTGTTGGGTGCCCTGGCCACTTTCCTACTGGCCTTCCTCTGGAAGCACACACTATTTGTTGGAAATGCTGTACACAGTGTAGCTCTGCTGTCTCTCAGTTTCCTACTGTCAGTGGTGGACTGCACTTCCTCTGTCACCTTCCTGCCTTTTATGATGAGGCTCCAGCCTCAGTACCTCACTACTTACTTCGTTGGAGAGGGTCTGAGTGGCCTGATTCCAGCACTCGTGGCTCTGGTTCAGGGTGTCGGGGTGGTCCAGTGCATAAACGCTACAGCTATTGCAAATATAAGCTTAGTCAACTACACAGGGAGGACCAGTAGTGAACTGGAGGCACATTACCAGCCAGCTAACTTCTCTGTCCAGGTCTTCTTCCTGTTCCTCAGTGCCATGATGGCAGTGTGCCTGGGCGCTTTCATACTGCTGAACTACCACCCTGCTGTAGTAAAAGAACATAAATGTGAGAAGTATCTTGGTGACACAAGTCACCAAGAGAAGGCTGACATTAGCCTCTCCATGCAGAACCATCCTGCAGAGCAGACACCCATGCTGGAACATCCAGAAAGTCAAGCAAATAAACCTCGCAGCACCTTTGGAAAAGGCACCTACAGCAGAGCAGAGGTGGTCTTGATTTTTGTTGTTCTGGCTTGGGTTAATGCATTAACCAATGCAGTTCTCCCATCAGTACAGTCCTACTCCTGCCTGCCATATGGTAATCAGGCTTATCACTTGGCGACTGCAATGGCTGCAGTGGCTAACCCTGTGGCCTGCTTTATCGCCATGTTTTTCCCAATCAg GTCTCTGATGCTGATGGGggttctcacagtgactggtacAGGGTTTGGGGCCTACATAATGGGCATGGCAGCAATGAGTCCCTGTCCTCTACTGGTTCATCATGAACTAGGATCTGCACTCATG GTGACAACTTGGGTGATCTTTGTCCTCACTCTGTCCTACGTGAAGGTGATCATTGGGGTGATCCTGCGTGACGAAGGACGCAGCGccctggtgtggtgtggtgctgTAGTACAGCTCGGTTCCATGTTAGGGGCCATGTCAATGTTTCCTTTAGTCAGTGTTTATGGGCTCTTCAAATCAGGTGATCCCTGTAATACCAAGTGCCCCAAATGA